A section of the Eublepharis macularius isolate TG4126 chromosome 1, MPM_Emac_v1.0, whole genome shotgun sequence genome encodes:
- the ZBTB7B gene encoding zinc finger and BTB domain-containing protein 7B encodes MGSPEDDLIGIPFPEHSSELLGRLNEQRRRGVLCDVTLRTQGSEYRTHRAVLAASSRYFQRLFAGPGMGVCELDFVGAEALGALLDFAYTATLTISTGSLGEVLRAARLLEIPCVISACMEILQGNGLEAPVPDDAARERARRYLEAFSTLPNAEGDLAEPPACPAPRRSKKTRKFLQTKGSRLNNHIMEHSLSPSPSSTGTQERPSPPSQASPAPAFGLPREDEEELLQPSRTYPYPYARGLSPEDLGSDEEPVDPNVMNCIRALNTDGLSPSLDAPDKLVRKRRSQMPQECPVCHKVIHGAGKLPRHMRTHTGEKPFACEVCGVRFTRNDKLKIHMRKHTGERPYSCPHCPARFLHSYDLKNHLHLHTGARPYECCLCHKAFAKDDHLQRHLKGQNCLEVRTRRRRRGGEHESEALPTAGTPPPSTDLELTNGQIEGLLSLARYWDQDRARHTPSPVPKEEEEEEEEEEEEEGVVEKMQTDGPAAIEMA; translated from the exons ATGGGGAGCCCCGAAGACGACTTGATTGGGATCCCTTTCCCGGAGCACAGTAGCGAGCTTTTGGGACGCCTGAACGAGCAGCGTCGGCGGGGGGTATTGTGTGACGTCACTCTGCGGACCCAGGGTTCCGAATACCGGACCCATCGAGCCGTACTGGCTGCATCGAGCCGCTATTTCCAACGGCTCTTCGCAGGGCCAGGCATGGGGGTGTGCGAACTAGATTTCGTGGGCGCCGAGGCTCTGGGAGCCCTCCTGGACTTTGCCTACACCGCCACATTGACCatcagcacgggcagcctcggtGAGGTGTTGCGCGCCGCGCGCCTCCTCGAGATCCCTTGCGTCATCTCGGCCTGTATGGAGATCTTACAAGGCAACGGTTTAGAGGCCCCCGTCCCTGACGACGCTGCCCGCGAACGCGCCCGCCGCTATCTGGAAGCCTTTTCCACCCTGCCCAATGCTGAAGGGGACTTGGCCGAGCCACCAGCTTGCCCGGCTCCCCGCCGCAGCAAGAAAACCCGCAAGTTTCTGCAAACGAAAGGCTCCCGCCTCAACAACCACATCATGGAGCATTCTCTTTCGCCATCTCCCTCCTCGACAGGGACGCAGGAGCGCCCGAGCCCTCCCAGCCAGGCCTCTCCTGCTCCAGCCTTTGGCCTCCCCAGAGAGGACGaggaagagttactccaaccCTCTCGCACCTATCCTTACCCCTATGCCCGTGGCCTCTCGCCTGAGGATCTGGGTTCGGATGAAGAGCCGGTTGACCCCAACGTCATGAACTGCATCCGTGCGTTGAACACGGATGGGTTGTCTCCGAGTCTCGATGCTCCCGACAAGCTGGTGCGCAAACGCCGTTCTCAGATGCCTCAGGAGTGTCCTGTCTGCCACAAGGTGATCCATGGCGCTGGCAAGTTACCGCGCCACATGCGCACCCACACCGGAGAGAAGCCATTTGCCTGTGAAGTCTGTGGGGTCCGCTTCACTCG gaatGACAAGCTGAAGATCCACATGCGGAAACATACGGGCGAGCGCCCGTACTCCTGCCCGCATTGCCCGGCTCGCTTCCTTCACAGCTATGACCTGAAGAACCATCTCCACCTGCACACGGGCGCTCGCCCCTACGAGTGCTGCCTTTGCCACAAGGCTTTTGCCAAGGATGATCACCTGCAGCGCCACCTCAAGGGCCAGAATTGCCTGGAAGTGCGGACGAGGCGCCGGCGTCGCGGGGGCGAACACGAGTCCGAGGCTTTGCCCACCGCGGGGACGCCCCCGCCCTCCACCGACCTCGAGTTGACCAACGGGCAAATCGAGGGGCTGCTCTCCCTTGCCCGCTACTGGGATCAGGACCGTGCCCGTCACACCCCGTCTCCAGTTCccaaagaagaggaggaagaggaggaggaggaggaagaggaggaaggcgTCGTCGAGAAGATGCAAACCGATGGGCCGGCAGCAATAGAAATGGCGTAA